Within the Telopea speciosissima isolate NSW1024214 ecotype Mountain lineage chromosome 4, Tspe_v1, whole genome shotgun sequence genome, the region AATTTTTCCAAGGAAAATCTCTTTTATATGGGTCTATTGAAGgaaggcaaaaaaaaattaatagtcTCCCTCCTATTAGTTAAGATAATCAATCCAGGTGGATCAATCAAGGGCCCACATAGCAATTGTAGTTTGATAGCCCACTATTTGACCAACTGCATGGCCAAATCATTGAATTCAAAACCACAAGAGAAAAAGGTTCAACCCTAAGTCCAAAACATTGGTTGCATAcagcttgattttgggtccctGTTTACCTACCCAAACCACCAGCCTTGACCCCATATTTGTATAGCCACTCTATATTATTATTCATTATTAACCAAAGCAACAGTAACCATTACCAGATTGGGTAGGCATCAAATGAACAATTTATAAAGAGCAAAAATTTCGTTGCATGCCTGTCTCGAAGGATATGATTGAGTGTGATAGTGTTGCCAGAAAACAAGGAGATTGTGATGGTGAAGCAATTAAGAACAGcgttaaagaagaagaaaagactcATGATCAGATTATTAGCGAAGATAAACCCCAAGTTCCTCAAAtagggggggaagggggaaatAACCATCCTACCTCTGCCTGACCACAATGCCCAGTGGGATCCCCCTCTACTTGGGTTCGAAtctggatcagctacccacatggaggcaGGTGGGGACAGATCTTACTCTCCATGGGATCCTCCACAAAGGAAAATTATCTACTCCATTTCACCAAGTGCATCTAATAGAGGGTCCCAAGtgccttttttattgtttttatgaATACAATTAATTAAGAGCTTCATTACTTATCATTCAACTTTAAGCCAATTTGAGATCACTATCATAAACTACGGTTTTATATTGGATAGGATCAAACCCTTTAATTTAGACAGCCCAATCTAGTtccaagccctttaacctatcccatactaggtcGCCCAATTTAACGCCCATATACTAGATTGAACCCCAttatgcacataacaaaccacTTCCACAACAACTGTTGTCTTAGACGGCTAACTCTAGCCAGCTTTCATTTTCAAACCCATGACATGATACCCATCTTGGATACCAAATGTTAATTATGTGACCAATCTGCCGTGACATGATACCCATCTTAGATACCAAATGTTAATAATGTGACCAATTCGCCGAACTGATAAGACACATTAAATCAAATCTTTTAACCTATCCTACCCTAGGCTGACCCAATCTAatgcccatacactagatcgaacCCATTAGGCACACAACAATTTACTAATCTTGACAATAGAAAATGCAAAAGGTTAACCTAATTTTAATCAACATCTCCCTCTGAAGATCTTACCAAATCGGGACTTGCACTTGATCCGGATTGGCCCGTATTGTAGTTACTTGCCCCTGGGTTCATTTGAAAATCAATattattttaccattttatccATGGCCCTACCGATCCACTGATACGGATTGGTCGGGAATCAGTGTCAGGCCCAACCGAGACCAATTCTTAAATCTCTGATACCAAAAGGTCCAGGGTTGCCATGAAATGCAAGCAGGGAGCTGTCATATGCATGAATCCTTCGAGTGAACCCATAATAAATCTCTGAAGTGTGAACccactcttctttttttaagaCTAAAATACCATTGGATTGCTTCAGTACTGGAACCAAAAAGAAGATGCAGGGAGTAGGATATAAAAAGAGCTATAAGAGTGGCATTCATAAAGCAAGAATGAGTAGTATGGAAAAGCATGGAAAAGCATGAACTTAAATTTTGAAAACTTCTATTTGTTTAACTTTAGGAAAGTGAACAAAAGATGCAGCCTTTGGAGGAGTTCAAATTTTACATGAGCTCTTTCAGtttttttgaaggattttcCATGTGATCCTCTTTCCATCTCAAAACAGAGGATGCTATTTCATAACAGAGAATCCTTGGGGTATTTTCAGACTTCACTCTAAAGAGAGCAAAAAGAGTTTCAAAACTTCCCTTAAGATTaaataagggggaaaaaaaaagaaaaaaatttcatcagAGTTGGTGGATCAAATGATTAGGGTATCCCCTTCTTTACACCTAATAGTAAATAAGATAGAACAAAAGCAAATCATACCTAATAATAACAGTGCCATTCTTTATCAGGACAGCCCAGTACCCAGTCCCCATTGGACACTAGAGGCTGTATTTTGAAATTAAATAGACaaacaatcaaaagaataccaactCAATATATAAACAAACAAATCATTTTACTATGACAGCATTATTTATTGCTACAACAAGGCCATATGCACTCAAAAGAACTTAACTGATTAAAAAAACCAACTAATGTACATAGAAATTTTACAGGCAACAGCAGTTAACAGGGTTTCTTCCTCACTTTTTCTcgctctttttttctttcaaatcccATTCATACCCTTTCCCCTTTCCTTCCATATTATCTTTGCCAATAAAATCTCAAAAACCAACACCAAATTCAactatcaaaaacaaaacaaaaaagaccccccaaaaaatccacaaaagaaaaaaaattaaatttatagaaagaaaaaaagtagaTTTCTGAACAAAAAGaacccaaccccaaaaaccTTCAAGTCAATGTGATGATTTTGAATTCCTGATGATGAGGTTTAAAGCAGTACTCACATGTCATCTTCTCACagttccccttttcttttttccttattttgaaaatttgggGTTCATCTGATTGAATTTCACCTTCTCATGGACGATTTAGAATAAGAGTGAACTCAATCTGAAGAGGGTTTGGTCTTGAACCTGTAGaggagcttcttcttcttggatgaGGTGTTGTCAATGGTGAGCACCACCTTTCCAGGCTCGCCAATCTTGAAGCTGTTGGAGAGCACTGGTTCATCATTGGGCATcagcttccttttcttttggacAATCACAGTGTAGCCGTCTTCGGCACTAGGCACAAACTCAGCACCGTAGCTGACATCCCAACCAATTACCCGAAGCTCCCAAACGAGAAGGCAATTCTGCAAATCATTAATCCAAAATTAGAATTTTTAAATGCAGGAGAGATTCGAACTATTGATTAGCATTTATTGAATCAGAGACAAAAAGAGGTTCTTTCAAATCAGTTTGATAATTGGGatatggaaaacaaaaaacccacCTCAGAAACAGGGATTTCAACAGTGTGCTTTGATGTCGGCTTTATAGTGACTTCACTAGCTGTTTCGGCCGTGGAGAATTCTTGCTCTCCTTCTCTGCTCAAGCCCCCGTATTCAACTGGCACTTGCTCAGGAGCTATGTACCTGTTGAAGAAAAATTCACAATTCACAAGTCAGAAAATTTCAATCAAAGGCAcccaaaaagaagagagaactgAGAGATTTAATCATAAAAATCCAAGTAGGAAAGCTGAAATCTTGACTAACTTGAAAAGGGTTTCGGCGGATTTGGATGGTCCAGCAAAGACAAACTTGCTCTTGGTTCTCTGGGTCAAGAAGGGACTGATCATCCGATTGAAGGCAAGGTACCACCAAGGAACATTGATAAAGACCTGAACAATcgccaaacccaaaaccagCAAGTGCGTCAGAATCAAGATTTAACTAAACTGATCCTTGAATCAGATAATCAGCAAAGAAGCAGAGTACCTGTTTGGCGACAAACTCAGGGTAGTTGTCCTGGAGCAAGGAAAGAGCCTGCCTTGTAGCCTGTCGAAGCTCCCACTTTCCGGGTCCGGGAGAATTCTTGAGATCGTTAACCTGAACAAATGTGCAAATACCACTTGGGCTAAAATCGAGCTTCTGAATGCTCTTTTCAAGGAACTGAATCCTCCACCGCAGGAACTTCTGTCGTTTCTCCTCATCGGCAAAGGCCTTCTGATACAAATCCTTGTTCTGGAACTCACCATATATGTTGTAACACACAGGGTGGCCTTCCTTATCAAACCCATACATGAACACAGCCTTCTCCAGATCATTACCGAGGTCTTCCTCAAGAAGGGTCTCAATTCCAAACTCTTTCCTCCATGCCACCGTGTTCTTGATCATTGTGAACGCGTCCTTCACCTTGAAATCCCTGGCACGAAGGAACTTCAGAAGGATCACATCGCTCCGCTCGTCGGCAAGCAGAGGGAGTCCCCATATTGACATCTCCTccggtggtggaggtggaagcGCAGCGGCGCCggttatctcttcttctttcgttTCAGCAGGTGCGGCAGCGGCGGCGGCCTCTACCTCCGCTTCCTTTTCGGGAGCCGCCGGTGCAGTTTCCTCAGCCGGGGCTGCAGGAGCAGAGACGGCTACGATGGTCTCTTCAATGGCTTCAACAGTCTTAGCGCCATCGTCATCAACGTAGGCTATCTTCTCAACCACCTCTGTAACGACCACGGCTGCTGGTTCCTCAGCTTTCGGTGCCGATGCCAGTGGTGTCACTTCTTCCAGCGTCGCCGATGGtgcttttttcttctcctccaccacTTCCGGGACCGGTGCCGGCTCTGCAACTTCACTAGCCTCCGTCTTCGGGGGCTCTTCCGTGATCGTCGGTACCGGCGTTTCTTCAACAGCAGTTGGCTTTTCCTCTGCAGGGGCAGAGGCTTCTTGAATCTcagtcttcttctcctcctccttagCCGCCGCCGGAGGAGGCGGTGGAGGAGCAGTGAACTCGTGTTTGTTAAGTGCTTCCTGGATAAGCTGCTTTAACTCTTCgagggctttcttctctggGTCAGGAAGATCGGAAACGATGTTGCTCTCCTCCTTAAAAGAAACAGATTGGCCGATGGTCTCCTCCTCAGCAACCTTTGGCTTCTCAACCTCTTCGGTAGCAGTAGCAGAAACTTCTTCGATGAGGGTGGGTTTGGTGGACTCCTCAACCTCGGGCAccggtgatggtggtggtggtggtgggtctTTCTCAATCGCAGTTTTCTCAGTCTCAGCCACAACGACTTCCTTTGCTTTCGTTTGGGTTTCCTCTGCCATGGTTGAAAATGAAGATGAACTTCTGAATTCCCTACAATCAAGAGAGAAAGTGGAGAATAGAGAATGGAGAATTGGTTTCGGGATTATGGAGGGGAGGAGAGGAGCTTAAAAAACGAGGGTTACAGCGGAGGTGGTTGAAGCCTTCGAAACGTGTTAGAGGTAATGAGGGGGTTTCCTGACTTGCCTGATGCTTCCACTCTGTGTTCCATATATTTGAGactcatgagagagagagagagccccTAAGCGTAGTCCCAGACTGTCATACTCAGATAGACAGCTTCGTACTAATCCCTATGGTGGGACCCACAACACACACCCCCTCACCCCAACCGCCCACCCctggtttttatttttccatccttttttcttaattaattttttttagtaacGGCGTTTCCTGCCGTTTGTTTACCGGCATCAGTTACGCGTCAGTGGTTTTTTTGGCTTTCTTTGGTTGAGTGATGAGTGGGGTCCAGTAGAAGGAAGAAAGGGAATATAAAAAGCTGTAGAGGCTGGTTTTACTTTTAATCTTTTGGTCGACTCGGGGCAATGCGGACCTTGGTTCTGGTGAAAcatcttttgtctttttcttttacggtatttttcaaattataaaaaataatttcaaatttaataataaaaaaatgggtTAAATTTTGCGGCTAGTTTTGTCGtgagttacaacttacaactggCTGAGGAATATTTTGCTTCTAAGAAAAAGTGCTCCGACAAGTCGGGTTTACAAACAGTATTTCCTAAAATCAATTCAGAGCTTatttcaaaaccaaatcgaaactCTTTAAACATCGAAACTATGACCGTTTAATAATGGGTAAATCTGGGTTTCAACTTACAACTAGAGGTTGAGTTAAACGGGAACTTGCATGGGTGGAAACATGCTTTGAAGAATGGGATCCATCTCAAAGAAATCTGTTCCAATTATTACAGATTAAATAGTTTTTTGACTCTCTAATGAAACATGTGTATTCCGTGTAACTTAATACCCTACTATTTTGAATTTGCACAACTAATTTCCAATTTTTCGACTGTAAATTTCTTGCACTAGAACAACCACTGGCTCAAGACACTATGCTCCCTAACTCTTTTTTCTATCACAAACAGAACTACTATCCCCCCTTTATGTATGATGTAAAGACTTTCTCtttcatatatatattcttgctttctcataaaaaaaaaaaaatctgggttACAACTTAATTGTATAATTACTCTTTTCTACTCTCAGTCAATTGCACATGCCCCCATCTGCCCACTAGGCCATCATGGTTCAAAGTATCGGTCATCGTATTGGGATCGGTCTTGATTGATACCAATTCGATCAAAATTGGTTTGGAAtggtgataaaaaaaaagtttatacccaatgcacaaggctcacGCATTTAGTAgtgtctggggagggtcaaatgtacgtgaccttacccctgtttccagagaggttgtttccaggacttgaaccccgTGATCAAGcattcagcaagtgagcacttgaccaacatGCCAAGCACGACTTTCATAAATgaccaaaaatccaatttttactGGATCgattattttagggaaaatttcacatacCTCCCCTAAGGTTTGCTATAAATACACTTTCACTCATGAGATTTGGaaaatttcacgtacctcccctgcttttcaaactaagtaacaaaaacacccaattCGTTAACTGTAGACGTCAAACATTaaaattatgttttaattgaccaaaatgccctcatcttccccacaCCTGCAAATCCACTTCAATGGATTCAAatgtaggaaaaaaaattcaaatcgaTCTTCCCAAGCCAGACTCATGCTCGTCGTTgattgaaaagaagaagaaatcgaatcgaaccaagAACCAGAAAAGGAAGACTCAAAAGAATGGTTTTGAAACCCTCTGCTCTCTTCtgatttctctattttttttcctttcaactaAAATCTTAAAATCTCCCAAacagagatggaagaaaatgaaagtcCTCCAAGGAAGAACCCTAACctaagaagatggaagaaaaatgaagatgaagatagTGTTATTTTCCCTAGCTCaatgtaagtaccgtggtcctcgtgAGGGGGTtccctcagccttatggcgacaggATTTGTCTTTCATGGATTATCGCTTATTATTTCGATACATCAATATGGGAGATTGAGACCATGCTTCATAGAAATGGAGTCGTCActtaggattagggcctaggacccaatggatgtagccccatccggggttaatGAAAAGgactacgtgactccatatggtctggtcagagattatgggtaagtggttaggttacgAGCGTGAGAAGGTATTTGCACTCCATCTCGTCCGgttaaaccgatctttctactagatgcaagGTTTCGAAATTTCTTCCTTAATAGTATGTTCTATATCAACATGCAAGATTAGATTATGATGCACTAAACatgacaaagaaaaggaaaaatcatcTACTATGTACATTAAAGCGAattactttaatggtctacattatgccaaaataaataggaaagagacaaatacttggcaagaaataaaaagaataaatagaAATATACCAAATGAGAAAAAtgcgatgtcccacggctcaggtggaaaCGGATGATCGGCTTGtttctctcttgtcggacagagtaagggcTATATGAGATGAGTTTTGTTACTTCGACTTTAGGCAGAGCAACGACTGTATGAGgggttttcgttatccgtatgTAGATAAAATAACGGCTTAACCTGAGATGGGAGCACTCCCTCTTCAAATaaggtaatcgaaggatctacccagtACCCACGACTTGAGAGAAACCTCATAAAAATCACTCAAAGGGGCTTGAATggaggggaattaaagggaagataaatgaaatttttaaaacttaaaaataaaaaacttttgtaaCCATTACCtcatgtgacaatatcacttcatatttcttcatattttagttattaaatttcaatttattttgtatccattttgctttggtttaaaagtaaaataaaaattacatgtaaaatgtatcaatACTAAATAACgtaagaaaattataaaaattttccttctctTGCCTTTAATTTCCTTCCAGTCAAACATAGCCATAGTATTTGATGCCTCTTCCCATCCCTTACATTCTCAACCCTGGATTGGGTATCATTAATTTCTTGAGGTCCAATATTGCAGTGTGATTCGGGTTGTTCGTTGGATGATTTATCAAGAATGGGAGGACGACTAGAAGAACCCATAAAACCTTAACCTAACACAGGTTCAATGACCCTCAAAATCTTTttagatcaaaaccaaatgaaccAGCTAAGTGTAAAATATGGATACTAAAACTAACCCGAATTTATAAACTGTAgaaatagggagaatgttctttgtgtcgcAGCGCAGGCTACACCCAGgaacatgggcagcctgtgcaaggggcaagatggtcattgcacccactcccatatgcctgggtgcagcctgtgctgcggcaAAGAGAACAGCATCCCATAGAAATATTAGGGAGAGAACAAAAGCAAAACAATGGACAAGAAAACAGGtacacaataaaaaaaaagactgaaCGTTGACGAAcattgttttagacttttagtgcacggtatcggatcgGGGTATCGGTCACTTATAAAACTGATACGATATTAGTATGATATTGGAACAGATCAATTATATTGAATAAATTTACTTGTGGATCTcctataaaaataattttttgaccACTGTACCCCTTATCTGTAACGTATCACTAATACAACATTGGTACAATATCGAAGATCCATTAATTGGAAAACCAATATGTATCGTCcgatctgataccgatacctcaaaccatgctgaTGAAAGCTGAAAACTATAGAAGTGGAGATGATAATAAATACACAGATATTGACCtcaaatccttaaaaaaaatatgggggACAGTTTTCTGTCTAAGAGTGTGGCCTActccaacactcccatgtgtctatctctctccttaaaacaaCGGGATAgaaatgtcttttcatataaggaggagaaagatagattcatgggagtgctgacataGGCCATATTTCCGGACagcgatatatatatatatatatatatatttatttagtaGACACTAGACAGATGATGGAAAGAAGCAACTCGGCACAGAAAGCCGCCACGTGGGCTCGGGAATCCCGTTTCCGCCGTCAAATcctagaaaaagaaacaaaaatataaaaatggtGAAACAGCTGCCGAGTGGAGAGGTGGTATTTTAACGACCGTTAACGTCAAACTTAACAGCGTTACTATTATGAAGTTAGGGTCAGTTAATAACGTTCGGCGCATGCTAGCTAAGAACAGTAAAAAAAGtctgaaaccgaaaccgaacgaACCAAACCAACGACCCCATAAACGAAACCTGTCAAAGATGCCTGCGGGCCGTACTCTCGTGTTGCGTCGTCCATGGGGCCCACTAACTTGTGCCGCGCCgcgattctctctctctctctgtgatgATAAATGGGTTAGGCCAGTTCCATTTCTTTTTGGATTGGGTAGCTGTCTAGATGGGCCTAAGGTGCTCTTGTGGGCCTCGGACTTTCGATATGGGCTTGGGCTTTTTAGTGCATAATTGgtaagtggttttttttttcttcttttcctaaaTATGCCATAATTGTGGAAGTAATTGGCTTGAGTTCTCACCGAGGTTTGCAATGATATAGGATCGGAATCGGAATCGGGATCGGGATCAATCTCGGTATCACCCGGAATCGAACCAATTTGGCTGCATTTACCCCtgctttttaaaaataataaaaataatttttattacctttttacccttgatcaCACAAGTGGATCGATATCGGATCAGGATCAATGCATTGAGGATAGACTTGATTTTACTTTAAGCGAAGGGATTTATAGCACAAGACGTCAACATGATAGATCACACAAGTTTTGTTAAAAATTTGGA harbors:
- the LOC122658078 gene encoding patellin-3-like isoform X1, whose product is MAEETQTKAKEVVVAETEKTAIEKDPPPPPPSPVPEVEESTKPTLIEEVSATATEEVEKPKVAEEETIGQSVSFKEESNIVSDLPDPEKKALEELKQLIQEALNKHEFTAPPPPPPAAAKEEEKKTEIQEASAPAEEKPTAVEETPVPTITEEPPKTEASEVAEPAPVPEVVEEKKKAPSATLEEVTPLASAPKAEEPAAVVVTEVVEKIAYVDDDGAKTVEAIEETIVAVSAPAAPAEETAPAAPEKEAEVEAAAAAAPAETKEEEITGAAALPPPPPEEMSIWGLPLLADERSDVILLKFLRARDFKVKDAFTMIKNTVAWRKEFGIETLLEEDLGNDLEKAVFMYGFDKEGHPVCYNIYGEFQNKDLYQKAFADEEKRQKFLRWRIQFLEKSIQKLDFSPSGICTFVQVNDLKNSPGPGKWELRQATRQALSLLQDNYPEFVAKQVFINVPWWYLAFNRMISPFLTQRTKSKFVFAGPSKSAETLFKYIAPEQVPVEYGGLSREGEQEFSTAETASEVTIKPTSKHTVEIPVSENCLLVWELRVIGWDVSYGAEFVPSAEDGYTVIVQKKRKLMPNDEPVLSNSFKIGEPGKVVLTIDNTSSKKKKLLYRFKTKPSSD
- the LOC122658078 gene encoding patellin-2-like isoform X2, which gives rise to MAEETQTKAKEVVVAETEKTAIEKDPPPPPPSPVPEVEESTKPTLIEEVSATATEEVEKPKVAEEETIGQSVSFKEESNIVSDLPDPEKKALEELKQLIQEALNKHEFTAPPPPPPAAAKEEEKKTEIQEASAPAEEKPTAVEETPVPTITEEPPKTEASEVAEPAPVPEVVEEKKKAPSATLEEVTPLASAPKAEEPAAVVVTEVVEKIAYVDDDGAKTVEAIEETIVAVSAPAAPAEETAPAAPEKEAEVEAAAAAAPAETKEEEITGAAALPPPPPEEMSIWGLPLLADERSDVILLKFLRARDFKVKDAFTMIKNTVAWRKEFGIETLLEEDLGNDLEKAVFMYGFDKEGHPVCYNIYGEFQNKDLYQKAFADEEKRQKFLRWRIQFLEKSIQKLDFSPSGICTFVQVNDLKNSPGPGKWELRQATRQALSLLQDNYPEFVAKQVFINVPWWYLAFNRMISPFLTQRTKSKFVFAGPSKSAETLFKLVKISAFLLGFL